The Gymnogyps californianus isolate 813 chromosome Z, ASM1813914v2, whole genome shotgun sequence genome has a window encoding:
- the SREK1IP1 gene encoding protein SREK1IP1, whose translation MALPGGNKDNIRAGCKKCGYPGHLTFECRNFLRVDPQRDIVLDVSSTSSEDSEEEELQRLQAMREKKNLNEEEEKKRQKRKSKEKTKLKRPRKRSSSSSAAEEDGPKSKKQKSHKKEREKEKKNKSKKGKHRKKEKKKRRKEKSSSSDSSDSSSSD comes from the exons ATGGCTCTGCCGG gtgGAAATAAGGATAACATCAGAGCAGGATGCAAGAAGTGCGGCTACC cTGGTCATCTGACATTTGAATGTCGAAACTTCCTCCGAGTAGATCCTCAAAGAGATATTGTTTTAGATGTTAGCAGCACTAGCAGTGAAGACAGTGAGGAAGAAGAACTACAGAGATTGCAAGCCATGCgtgaaaaaaaga ATTtaaatgaggaggaagaaaaaaagagacaaaaaagaaaaagcaaagaaaaaacaaaattaaagagaCCAAGGAAAAG atCTTCCTCATCAAGTGCAGCTGAAGAGGATGGGCCAAagtcaaaaaaacaaaaatcacacaaaaaagaaagagaaaaggaaaaaaagaataaatctaagaaaggaaaacatcgtaagaaggagaaaaagaagagacgaaaggaaaaaagttcatCTTCTGATAGTTCAGACAGTTCTAGTAGTGACTGA